CCCAGCCCTCGGGGAGTTGACCGCTCATCTCCCTGACCCACTCTTCGGCCAGTTCGGGATATGCAGCAGCGTAGGCATCGAACCGAGCCTGCCACTCTGTTTCCCAGACATGACCCCGCTGCAACGCCTCTCGAAAGTGAGCTAGCGCCTCATCGGGAATGTAGAACGCGGGTTCCAACGGCCAGCCCAACGCCTCCTTGGTCAGCCGCACCTCCTCTTCTCCAAGAGGCGACCCGTGCGCCTCTGCCGTGTCCTGCTTATTGGGGCTGCCGTAGGCGATGTGAGTCCTGGCAACGATGAGCGACGGACGGTCATGCTCGGCCTGGGCCGCGCTGATCGCGGCCTCGATCATGCTGACGTCATTTCCATCCACGCGCTGGACATGCCACCCATAGGCCTCAAAACGCTGTCCAACATTCTCGGTGAAGGCCAAGTCAGTGCTACCGTCAATGGTAATCCGATTATCGTCGTACAGGTAGATGAGTTTGCCCAAGCCAAGGTGTCCGGCAAGAGAGGCCGCCTCGGAGGTCACCCCCTCCATGAGATCCCCGTCGCTCACGATGGCATACACATAGTGGTCAACGATCGGGTGTCCTGGTCGGTTGAAGTGGTGGGCTAAGAATCGCTCGGCGATCGCCATCCCAACGCCGTTACCGAAACCCTGGCCGAGGGGACCCGTTGTCGTCTCCACCCCCGGTGTCATGCCATGCTCCGAATGTCCTGGGGTTCGGCTACCCCATTGGCGAAATCGCTTGAGTTCATCGAGAGGGAGGTCGTACCCGGTCAGGTGCAGGAGACAATACAGCAACATGCAACCATGGCCGGGTGAAAGGACAAACCGATCACGATTCAGCCACGAGGGATGAGTCGGATTATGTCTGATGAAGCGCGCCCACAGGACGTACGCCATGGAAGCGGTTCCCATGGGAAGGCCCGGATGCCCCGAGTTCGCCTTTTGCACTCCATCCATTGCCAGCGTTCGGATGGTATTGATACACAACTGATCGAGCGATTCCTGATCGGTTTTCACTGATCCCCCCATACCCCCGGCCTCCTAAGCTCTAATCCCTCCACTCTGTTTTGTAGATTATCGGTAGCCCTGTCATTGTTTTCATTACCGGCCTGTCAGCCCTGGCGACCCGATACGCCGGCATCGAGACCTCATCCGTTTTCACTGTCTATGATGATTTTGCGTCTTTCTTAACGCCCCAGAGCCGCTGCTGATCACGTTTGAGGTCTTGAGAGGCCACGTAGGCGGCGAGGTCGGCCATCCGACATGAATACCCCCACTCGTTGTCATACCAGGCCACTACCTTCACAATCCGGTCCTTCAAGACCAGCGTCATAAGAGCGTCCACGATGGAAGAATGGGGATTCCCCTTGAAGTCCATCGAGACCAACGGCCGGTCACAGACATCGAGGATCCCACGAAGAGACCCTTTGGCTGCTTCCCGAAAGGCAGCATTCACCGCATCGATCGTCACGTCGCGATCAACCTCCGCAACAAGGTCAATCACAGAGACCGTGGGTGTTGGGACCCGAAACGCCATCCCGTTGAAGCGGCCGGCAAGCTCGGGAATCACCTTCACAAGGGCCCGCGCAGCCCCGGTGTCGGTCGGGATGATATTGAGGGCCGCGGCCCTTGACTCTCGAACGTCTTCCGCTCCACGATCGTGAATAGATTGCGAATTCGTGTAGCTGTGCACTGTGCTCATAAACCCCCATTGGATCCCGAATGCGTCAAGGAGCACCTTCGCCACCGGCGCGAGGCCATTTGTCGTGCACGACCCGTTGGAGATAATCTGGTGAAGGGCCGGATCGTATCGCTCCTGGTTGACACCGAGAACAATGGTGAGGTCCTCATCCTTTGCGGGAGCTGAAATCAGTACCCGCCTCGCCCCTCCTGCCAAGTGTTTTTCGGCTTCCTGACGCTTTGTTCCCCGCCCGCTGCACTCCAACACGATGTCGGCCCCTACGTCCGACCAGCGAAGTTTGGTCCAATCGCGCTCCCGGAAGACCGAAATTCGCTTCCCATCCACCCGCATGCTGCCCTCGTCGCTCTCTACCTTTGCGGGGAAGGGACCGTAGTTGGAGTCGAATTCCAGCAACAGCGCATCGGTGTTCGCGCCGGCCGGATCGTTGATGGCCACCAGATCGAGACCCGGCTTTTGCTCCCACGCGGCCCGAAACGCCAGCCGACCGATTCGCCCGAATCCGTTGATGGCGATCCCCGCCATTGATTATCCCTCTGCCATTTCTGCAAGCCCTTCTTGCGGAGCTGTCTGTCGTGCTTCTCTCGCTTGGAGCAGGTAATAAATGGCTAACAATTGTACAAGGACCAAGGGATCACTATGACCGGACGCATCACCTTCAGCAAAGCTTCCGAGCTGATCGGGCGCAAGGTCCTGGATTAATTTCATCGGGGAGAGGAGATGGGCCCAGATCCTTTGCTCCAGCCCTGCCGCCGTCTGGGGGTGGATGGATCCATCGATCTCCAGGGTATGGAACGGCTGACCATAATAGTCTTCATCAACCAACCGGACGGCCCGGCGCGTCTTCCGTCCCATCGCCTCCTTGAGGAGTTCATCCAGGCCGGTCTTCGGCAGGTTCCGGCTCAGGAAGAGGCGGACATTCAGGTGGGCATTATCCTGAAGATTCGATGAGTCGTCTGGAGGGTAGAACCGGATAATGAG
Above is a window of Candidatus Methylomirabilis sp. DNA encoding:
- the tkt gene encoding transketolase — translated: MGGSVKTDQESLDQLCINTIRTLAMDGVQKANSGHPGLPMGTASMAYVLWARFIRHNPTHPSWLNRDRFVLSPGHGCMLLYCLLHLTGYDLPLDELKRFRQWGSRTPGHSEHGMTPGVETTTGPLGQGFGNGVGMAIAERFLAHHFNRPGHPIVDHYVYAIVSDGDLMEGVTSEAASLAGHLGLGKLIYLYDDNRITIDGSTDLAFTENVGQRFEAYGWHVQRVDGNDVSMIEAAISAAQAEHDRPSLIVARTHIAYGSPNKQDTAEAHGSPLGEEEVRLTKEALGWPLEPAFYIPDEALAHFREALQRGHVWETEWQARFDAYAAAYPELAEEWVREMSGQLPEGWVEKMPVFTQAGGSLATREASGKVLNAIASSLPTLIGGSADLTPSNNTYLKGCGDFQKSTPGGRNFHFGVREHAMGSILNGMALHGGVTPYGGTFLVFSDYVRPAIRVAALSHIHVIYVFTHDSIGLGEDGPTHQPIEHLASLRAIPNLTVIRPADATETAVAWRAALEHRGGPVVLALTRQKLPVFDRTKFPPAELLLKGAYILADADQGRPRIILIATGSEVHLALEAWGRLADAGIPARVVSMPSWELFDRQPEAYRNEVLPPTVTARLAIETGSPHGWHRYVGLLGGVIGMTRFGASAPYQVLMQQFGFTAEHVVSRATELLA
- the gap gene encoding type I glyceraldehyde-3-phosphate dehydrogenase; translated protein: MAGIAINGFGRIGRLAFRAAWEQKPGLDLVAINDPAGANTDALLLEFDSNYGPFPAKVESDEGSMRVDGKRISVFRERDWTKLRWSDVGADIVLECSGRGTKRQEAEKHLAGGARRVLISAPAKDEDLTIVLGVNQERYDPALHQIISNGSCTTNGLAPVAKVLLDAFGIQWGFMSTVHSYTNSQSIHDRGAEDVRESRAAALNIIPTDTGAARALVKVIPELAGRFNGMAFRVPTPTVSVIDLVAEVDRDVTIDAVNAAFREAAKGSLRGILDVCDRPLVSMDFKGNPHSSIVDALMTLVLKDRIVKVVAWYDNEWGYSCRMADLAAYVASQDLKRDQQRLWGVKKDAKSS